A region of Athene noctua chromosome 12, bAthNoc1.hap1.1, whole genome shotgun sequence DNA encodes the following proteins:
- the LOC141965223 gene encoding protocadherin gamma-A12-like, producing the protein MSARRKEELSGRDGSAGAPRRAGSDVCVGGAGAVPARCPWAGPGGQRSAALGACSAGRRLRAPLLTEEEREEGRSAAGSPARCGPARSLARWLARRPGGLRASPRCGAVLQRGGGAGGSGRGRPQGAAAGEGRRRRIRIQSREREPEPEPEPEATRRAAAGRCRRCCGAPGAAAEMCAAGRRRGRRERALLWCVLVAAWEAAWGQLRYSVPEEMPKGSFVGDVAKDLGLELTALRDRGLRIFDKGRTQYFSLHGKTGHLVTAERIDREQLCRLVQRCVLRCEVIVEGEMQVYGIEVEVTDINDNAPSFKESELEEIISETTSPGSRFPLPRAHDPDSGANSLQRYELSGDEHFSLAVQAGPGGDQRPELVLAKALDREEAAFHELVLRASDGGDPARTGTARIRVAVLDANDNAPVFGQAEYTVRVPEDVPVGSTLLTVTATDADEGINGHVKYSLKKTTDLESKIFHVDAETGAITLVRSLDYEEAALYKLEVQARDGGGLSDTAKVAITVTDVNDNAPELRLSSTLSEISEDAPSGTVVALLHVQDRDSGANGEVRCSIAENLPFRLERSLGDYYRVVTSRQLDREEVAEYNVTVRAADGGSPALRSSAVLALRVLDVNDNAPVFAEARYSARLPENNAAGALVLTVRAADADWGQNARVRYRLSEGRVRGAPLSSYVSVQAETGALYALRSFDYEEVREVGLWVRAEDGGAPALSSNVSVRLVIVDENDNAPQVLYPPPAPGPGAGPGAGWAGVELAPRSAEPGALVAKVVAVDADAGQNAWLSYELAKATEPGLFRVGLHSGEVRTARFPLARDAARQSLVVVVKDHGRPALSATATLTVVLAESVAELLSELGSAAAAPGEPAGSLTRWLVVAVAAVSCLFLAFLLLLLALRLRRWRRSQLLAAGSGALRGVPASHFVGIDGVRAFLRSYSHEVSLTADSRKSQLRLSAGSCCDTLPARPPPDEPAPLLGEDPAAAPVSSRARTSRLRDASLCCCSGLAAPRPARCGGGSRSQAGSASRGTAPAAAASGWREGSVGPGLSAAAAAGRGTRGDLALRAGQVLPDSTRAAVAGDALQTQPSRPRCSLAAQRFCSSQPRCFSVATYETSLHFHICVKGRGMGWAATTGPLTMSVCLFGS; encoded by the coding sequence ATGTCggcgaggaggaaggaggagctgTCGGGGAGAGACGGCAGCGCAGGAGCTCCCCGCCGGGCGGGCAGCGATGTCTGTGTCGGTGGCGCCGGTGCCGTCCCCGCGAGGTGTccgtgggcagggccgggcgggcagcgctcGGCAGCGCTCGGTGCCTGCAGTGCCGGGAGGAGGCTGCGGGCGCCGCTGTTGACCGAGGAGGAGCGAGAGGAAGGCCGGAGCGCTGCAGGCAGCCCCGCCCGCTGCGGCCcggctcgctcgctcgctcgctggCTGGCTCGGCGGCCGGGCGGTCTGCGAGCGTCCCCGCGGTGCGGAGCCGTGCTGCAGCGaggcggaggggccggcggcagcggccggggccggcCACAGGGAGCGGCAGCcggagagggaagaaggaggaggatcaGGATCCAGAGCCGTGAAcgggagccggagccggagccagAGCCAGAAGCGActcggcgggcggcggcgggtcggTGTCGGCGGTGTTGCGGGGCCCCAGGGGCCGCGGCGGAGATGTgcgcggcggggaggcgccggggccggcgggagcgagCCCTGCTGTGGTGCGTGCTGGTGGCGGCGTGGGAGGCGGCGTGGGGGCAGCTGCGCTACTCGGTTCCCGAGGAGATGCCCAAGGGCTCGTTCGTGGGCGACGTGGCCAAGGacctggggctggagctgacGGCGCTCCGCGACCGCGGCCTCCGCATCTTTGACAAGGGTAGGACGCAGTATTTCTCCCTGCACGGGAAGACGGGACACTTGGTGACGGCGGAGAGGATCGACAGAGAGCAGCTGTGCCGGCTGGTGCAGCGATGCGTGCTGCGGTGTGAGGTGATAGTGGAGGGGGAAATGCAGGTCTACGGAATCGAAGTGGAGGTCACGGACATTAACGACAACGCTCCCAGCTTCAAGGAGTCTGAACTGGAGGAGATAATAAGCGAGACGACATCGCCGGGGTCCCGTTTTCCGCTGCCCAGGGCTCACGACCCGGACTCGGGAGCGAATTCCCTGCAGCGCTACGAGCTGAGCGGCGACGAGCACTTCTCGCTGGCCGTGCAGGCGGGCCCCGGCGGGGACCAGCGTCCCGAGCTGGTGCTGGCGAAGGCGCTGGACCGCGAGGAGGCGGCGTTTCACGAGCTGGTGCTGAGGGCGAGCGACGGCGGCGACCCGGCGCGGACGGGCACGGCGCGGATCCGCGTGGCGGTGCTGGACgccaacgacaacgcgcccgtgTTCGGCCAGGCGGAGTACACGGTGCGTGTGCCGGAGGACGTGCCCGTGGGCTCCACCCTCCTCACCGTCACGGCCACCGACGCCGACGAGGGGATCAACGGGCACGTGAAGTACTCGCTGAAGAAAACGACGGACCTGGAATCAAAGATTTTCCATGTGGACGCTGAGACGGGAGCGATCACGCTGGTGCGGAGCCTGGACTACGAGGAAGCGGCTCTATACAAACTGGAGGTGCAGGCACGAGACGGAGGGGGACTTTCGGACACAGCGAAAGTGGCGATCACGGTGACAGACGTAAACGACAACGCGCCCGAATTGAGGTTGTCGTCGACGTTGAGCGAGATCTCAGAGGACGCCCCGTCGGGGACGGTGGTGGCCCTGCTGCACGTGCAGGACCGCGACTCGGGGGCGAACGGCGAGGTGCGGTGCAGCATCGCGGAGAACCTCCCGTTCCGGCTGGAGAGGTCGTTGGGGGACTACTACCGCGTGGTGACGTCGAGGCAGCTGGACCGGGAGGAGGTGGCGGAGTACAACGTGACGGTGCGGGCGGCCGACGGCGGGTCGCCGGCGCTGCGGAGCAGCGCGGTGCTGGCGCTGCGGGTgctggacgtgaacgacaacgcgccggtgTTCGCGGAGGCGCGCTACAGCGCCCGGCTGCCCGAGAACAACGCGGCGGGCGCGCTGGTGCTGACGGTGCGCGCGGCGGACGCGGACTGGGGGCAGAACGCGCGCGTGCGGTACCGGCTGTCGGAGGGGCGGGTGCGGGGCGCGCCGCTCTCGTCCTACGTGTCGGTGCAGGCGGAGACGGGCGCGCTGTACGCGCTGCGCTCCTTCGACTACGAGGAGGTGCGCGAGGTGGGGCTGTGGGTGCGGGCGGAGGACGGCGGCGCGCCGGCGCTGAGCAGCAACGTGTCGGTGCGGCTCGTGATCGTGGAcgagaacgacaacgcgccgcAGGTGCTGTACCCGccgccggcgccggggccgggcgcggggccgggcgcgggctgGGCGGGCGTGGAGCTGGCGCCGCGCTCGGCGGAGCCCGGGGCGCTGGTGGCCAAGGTGGTGGCGGTGGACGCGGACGCGGGGCAGAACGCGTGGCTGTCGTACGAGCTGGCCAAGGCGACGGAGCCGGGGCTGTTCCGCGTGGGGCTGCACAGCGGCGAGGTGCGCACGGCGCGCTTCCCGCTGGCCCGCGACGCGGCGCggcagagcctggtggtggtggtgaaggaccACGGGCGGCCGGCGCTGTCGGCCACGGCCACGCTGACGGTGGTGCTGGCCGAGAGCGTGGCCGAGCTGCTGTCGGAGctgggcagcgcggcggcggcgccgggcgagcCGGCCGGCAGCCTGACgcggtggctggtggtggccgtGGCGGCCGTGTCCTGCCTCTTCCtcgccttcctgctgctgctgctggcgctgcgcCTGCGGCGGTGGCGCCGCTCGCAGCTgctggcggcgggcagcggcgccttGCGCGGCGTGCCGGCCTCGCACTTCGTGGGCATCGACGGCGTCCGCGCCTTCCTGCGCTCCTACTCGCACGAGGTGTCGCTCACGGCCGACTCGCGCAAGAGCCAGCTCCGCTTGTCGGCCGGCAGCTGCTGCGACaccctcccggcccggccgccgcccgacGAGCCCGCGCCGCTGCTCGGGGAGgaccccgccgctgccccggtgAGTTCCCGTGCCCGGACTTCCCGGCTCCGCGACGCTTCGCTCTGCTGCTGCTCGGGCCTGGCCGCGCCGCGTCCCGCCCGCTGCGGAGGGGGGTCTcgctcccaggcaggcagcgctTCCCGCGGCACCGcgccggctgctgctgcctctggctggCGGGAGGGGAGCGTGGGACCGGGGCTcagcgctgccgctgctgccggcCGCGGGACAAGGGGCGACTTGGCGCTGCGGGCAGGTCAGGTGCTTCCCGACAGCACGCGCGCTGCAGTGGCGGGAGATGCTCTGCAGACGCAGCCTTCGCGCCCCAGATGTAGCTTGGCTGCTCAGCGTTTCTGCTCTTCTCAGCCTCGCTGCTTCTCCGTGGCGACCTACGAAACGTCTTTGCACTTCCACATTTGTGTAAAAGGCAGAGGAATGGGCTGGGCAGCAACAACTGGTCCCTTGACGATGTCTGTCTGCCTGTTCGGGAGCTGA
- the LOC141965222 gene encoding protocadherin gamma-B5-like, producing MAGGRRQSRRRAAGPVLLPALLLGLCCRAAPERIRYAIPEELGRGSLVGPLARDLGLSPAELPARKLRVATAAERQLKYFSVSAESGELYVSERLDREEMCGEAASCSVSFEALVQNPLNVFHVEVDIQDVNDNSPRFLRDTFQLEINELTSPGARFSLGVAEDPDVGSNALQGYELEKNGYFAVEVKQSQDGSKFAELVLRRALDRESEQSLRLVLTALDGGDPPRSGTAQLCINVTDANDNAPVFAQDRYRASLREDAPPGSTVLHVSASDADAGSNARITYGFGETPAKVLQKFVVDAESGTVTLQEALDFEDTRGYTLLVEARDGGGLVAHCEVEVEVLDVNDNAPEITLLSVSSPVPEDAPVGTVVALVNVMDRDSGENGQVSCELSGEAPLSLVASSSGGSYKVVTASALDREQAGEHRVTVVARDRGSPALSGRAALVLEVSDVNDNAPVFEEAAYSAYVAENNAAGAPVLRVRARDADAGANGRVSYWLAGGSAGAAPYVSVEARSGAVYAQRSFDYEQCREFAVAVRAQDGGAPARSSTATVRVFVLDRNDNAPRVLWPAAGAGPGAVAAGPAPFEVVPRSAEAGYLVAKVVAVDADAGRNAWLSYELVQAPEPALFRVGPHSGEVRTARAVSERDAAKQRLVAVVKDHGQPALSATATLHVVLAESLQEALPELSERAAGADSAAELQFYLVLALALLSALFLLSVALAVLARLRRAGPPAVLRCLGAQRFSAAGAAFPADFCEGTLPYSYNLCAAPGRAVAEGAWLPPPLPSLPAEELLGGERCGKRSPSSSAGAGEPPAEPDAPQVCEPARSRSSPSAGRSRRASGPGSSAAAVRGERSSGCPGGKERAGDAPCSASRQAAAALRALPAAAGSASPGGVSRRPSFE from the coding sequence atggcgggcgggcggcggcagagCCGGCGGCGAGCAGCCgggccagtgctgctgcccgCTCTGCTGCTGGGCTTGTGCTGCCGGGCGGCGCCGGAGCGGATCCGCTACGCCATCCCcgaggagctgggcagaggctcGCTGGTGGGGCCGCTGGCGCGGGACCTGGGGCTGAGCCCGGCGGAGCTGCCGGCACGCAAGCTGCGGGTGGCGACTGCCGCTGAAAGGCAGCTGAAATACTTCTCGGTGAGCGCGGAGAGCGGGGAGCTGTACGTGAGCGAGAGGCTGGACCGGGAGGAGATGTGCGGCGAGGCGGCGTCCTGCTCCGTCAGCTTCGAGGCGCTGGTGCAGAACCCGCTCAACGTTTTCCACGTCGAGGTGGACATCCAGGACGTCAACGACAACTCCCCGCGCTTCCTGCGGGACACTTTCCAGCTGGAGATCAACGAGTTGACTTCTCCCGGCGCACGGTTTTCCCTGGGAGTGGCCGAGGACCCGGACGTAGGCAGCAACGCGCTGCAGGGCTACGAGCTGGAGAAAAACGGGTACTTCGCGGTGGAGGTGAAGCAGAGCCAAGACGGCAGCAAGTTCGCGGAGCTGGTGCTGCGCCGGGCGCTGGACCGGGAGAGCGAGCAGAGCCTGCGGCTGGTGCTGACGGCGCTGGACGGCGGCGACCCGCCCCGGAGCGGCACCGCCCAGCTCTGCATCAACGTCACCGACgccaacgacaacgcgcccgtgTTCGCGCAGGACCGGTACCGCGCCAGCCTGCGCGAGGACGCGCCGCCGGGCTCGACGGTGCTGCACGTGTCCGCCTCCGACGCCGACGCGGGCTCCAACGCCCGCATCACCTACGGCTTCGGGGAAACGCCGGCCAAGGTGCTTCAGAAGTTCGTGGTGGACGCGGAGAGCGGGACGGTCACGCTGCAGGAGGCGCTGGACTTCGAGGACACGCGAGGCTACACGCTGCTGGTGGAGGCGAGGGACGGCGGCGGCCTGGTGGCCCACTgcgaggtggaggtggaggtgctggacgtgaacgacaacgcgcccgaaATCACGCTGTTGTCGGTGTCGAGCCCGGTGCCCGAGGACGCGCCGGTGGGCACGGTGGTGGCCCTGGTGAACGTGATGGACCGCGACTCCGGGGAGAACGGTCAGGTGTCGTGCGAGCTGTCGGGCGAGGCGCCGCTGTCGCTGGTGGCGTCGTCGTCGGGCGGCTCGTACAAGGTGGTGACGGCGAGCGCGCTGGACCGGGAGCAGGCGGGCGAGCACCGCGTGACGGTGGTGGCCCGCGACCGGGGCAGCCCGGCGCTGTCCGGGCGCGCGGCGCTGGTGCTGGAGGTGtcggacgtgaacgacaacgcgccggtgTTCGAGGAGGCCGCCTACAGCGCCTACGTGGCGGAGAACAACGCGGCGGGCGCGCCGGTGCTGCGCGTGCGCGCGCGGGACGCGGACGCGGGCGCCAACGGGCGCGTGAGCTACtggctggcgggcggcagcgcgggcgcgGCGCCCTACGTGTCGGTggaggcgcggagcggcgcggtgTACGCGCAGCGCTCCTTCGACTACGAGCAGTGCCGCGAGTTCGCGGTGGCGGTGCGGGCGCAGGACGGCGGGGCGCCGGCGCGGAGCTCGACGGCCACGGTGCGCGTCTTCGTGCTGGACCGCAACGACAACGCGCCGCGGGTGCTgtggccggcggcgggcgcggggccgggcgcggtcgcggcggggccggcgccgttCGAGGTGGTGCCGCGGTCGGCCGAGGCCGGGTACCTGGTGGCCAAGGTGGTGGCGGTGGACGCGGACGCGGGGCGCAACGCGTGGCTGTCGTACGAGCTGGTGCAGGCGCCGGAGCCGGCGCTGTTCCGCGTGGGGCCGCACAGCGGCGAGGTGCGGACGGCGCGCGCCGTGTCGGAGCGGGACGCGGCCAAGCAGCGGCTGGTGGCCGTGGTGAAGGACCACGGGCAGCCGGCGCTGtcggccacggccacgctgcaCGTGGTGCTGGCCGAGAGCTTGCAGGAGGCGCTGCCGGAGCTGAgcgagcgggcggcgggcgccgACTCGGCGGCGGAGCTGCAGTTCTACCTGGTGCTGGCGCTGGCGCTCCTCTCCGCCCTGTTCCTGCTGAGCGTGGCGCTGGCCGTGCTGGcgcggctgcgccgggccgggccgcccgccgtcCTGCGCTGCCTGGGCGCGCAGCGCTtctccgcggccggcgccgccttCCCGGCCGACTTCTGCGAGGGCACCTTGCCCTACTCCTACAACCTGtgcgcggcgccgggccgcgccgtggCCGAGGGCGCttggctgccgccgccgctgcccagcCTGCCCGCGGAGGAGCTTCTCGGCGGGGAGCGCTGCGGGAAGCGGAGCCCGAGCAGCAGCGCCGGCGCGGGAGAGCCGCCCGCCGAGCCCGACGCACCGCAGGTCTGTGAGCCCGCGCGCTCTCGCTCTTCCCCTTCGGCCGGGCGGAGCCGTCGTGCCTCTGGCCCGGGCTCTTCCGCGGCTGCTGTGCGCGGGGAGCGCTCCTCCGGCTGCCCGGGAGGGAAGGAACGAGCGGGGGATGCCCcttgctctgccagcaggcaggcagccgcGGCACTCCGTGCTCTGCCGGCGGCCGCAGGCTCAGCGTCTCCCGGGGGGGTTTCTCGCCGGCCATCCTTTGAGTAA